From Halorubrum salinarum, the proteins below share one genomic window:
- a CDS encoding 2-oxo acid dehydrogenase subunit E2, with protein MTVEEFKLPDVGEGVAEGELVSWLVAPGDRVEEDQPVAEVETDKALVEVPSSYDGTVEELFVDEGDMVPVGDVIISFRVDEDGDGGATAEAEPEPEPEPDAGDEPAPDASADAADGATSEPDTPSGRTFAPPSARRLARELGVDVAAVDGSGPGGRVTEADVRAHAEGGGSADPGGADDGPEPRPAPTDTGSTGRKSAVSKRGGDGSSDGASAPAAGAPEPAGRETTLATPATRKVARERGVDLDDVPTDETRDGEAFVTADAVNAYADALESPSEPEPATVDADPAPDAAAATDAAGTASGDETVPYRGVRRTIGKQMERSKYTAPHVTHHDTAEVDALVEAREQLKPTAEAEGVKLTYMPFVMKAIVAGLKEYPYLNSELREDDEEIVLKRDYNLGIAVATDAGLMVPVVEDVDEKGLFELADEVNDLASRARERKLKPAEMKGGTFSITNFGAIGGEYATPIINYPETAILGLGAIEERPVVREGADGTSEVVPAPTLPLSLSIDHRVVDGAVAAEFANTVMEHLETPLLLLNE; from the coding sequence GTGACGGTCGAGGAGTTCAAGCTGCCCGACGTCGGCGAGGGCGTCGCGGAGGGCGAACTCGTCAGCTGGCTGGTCGCGCCCGGCGACCGCGTCGAGGAGGACCAGCCCGTCGCGGAGGTCGAGACCGACAAGGCGCTCGTCGAGGTGCCGTCGAGCTACGACGGGACCGTCGAGGAGCTGTTCGTCGACGAGGGGGACATGGTCCCGGTCGGCGACGTGATCATCTCGTTCCGGGTCGACGAGGACGGCGACGGCGGGGCGACCGCCGAGGCGGAACCCGAACCGGAGCCCGAGCCCGACGCGGGCGACGAACCGGCGCCGGACGCGAGCGCCGACGCGGCCGACGGGGCGACGAGCGAGCCCGACACGCCCTCGGGCCGCACCTTCGCGCCGCCGTCCGCCCGTCGGCTCGCCCGCGAGCTGGGCGTCGACGTCGCGGCGGTCGACGGGAGCGGCCCCGGCGGTCGCGTGACCGAGGCCGACGTGCGCGCCCACGCCGAGGGCGGCGGATCCGCCGACCCGGGCGGCGCGGACGACGGCCCCGAACCCCGCCCCGCGCCGACCGACACCGGCTCGACCGGCCGGAAGTCCGCGGTCAGCAAGCGCGGCGGCGACGGCTCTTCGGACGGGGCGTCGGCGCCCGCCGCCGGCGCGCCCGAGCCCGCGGGCCGCGAGACGACGCTCGCGACGCCGGCGACCCGGAAGGTCGCGCGCGAGCGCGGCGTCGACCTCGACGACGTGCCGACCGACGAGACCCGCGACGGCGAGGCGTTCGTCACGGCCGACGCCGTGAACGCGTACGCCGACGCGCTGGAGTCGCCGTCCGAGCCGGAGCCGGCGACCGTCGACGCGGACCCCGCGCCGGACGCGGCCGCCGCGACCGACGCCGCCGGCACCGCTTCGGGCGACGAGACGGTCCCCTACCGCGGCGTCAGGCGCACCATCGGGAAGCAGATGGAGCGGTCGAAGTACACGGCGCCGCACGTCACCCACCACGACACCGCCGAAGTGGACGCGCTCGTCGAGGCCCGCGAGCAGCTGAAGCCGACGGCCGAGGCCGAGGGCGTGAAGCTCACCTACATGCCGTTCGTGATGAAGGCCATCGTCGCCGGGCTGAAGGAGTACCCGTACCTCAACAGCGAGCTCCGCGAGGACGACGAGGAGATCGTGTTGAAGCGCGACTACAACCTCGGGATCGCGGTCGCGACCGACGCCGGCCTCATGGTCCCGGTCGTCGAGGACGTCGACGAGAAGGGGCTCTTCGAGCTGGCCGACGAGGTCAACGACCTCGCTTCCCGCGCCCGCGAGCGGAAGCTCAAGCCGGCGGAGATGAAGGGCGGCACCTTCTCTATCACCAACTTCGGCGCCATCGGCGGCGAGTACGCCACGCCGATCATCAACTACCCCGAGACCGCGATCTTAGGGCTCGGCGCCATCGAGGAGCGCCCCGTCGTGCGCGAGGGCGCCGACGGGACGAGCGAGGTCGTCCCGGCGCCGACGCTGCCGCTGTCGCTGTCGATCGACCACCGGGTCGTCGACGGTGCGGTCGCGGCCGAGTTCGCGAACACCGTCATGGAACACTTAGAAACCCCCCTGCTGCTACTCAACGAATAA
- a CDS encoding alpha-ketoacid dehydrogenase subunit beta: protein MSETQNLTLVQAIRDGLHTELREDDDVVVMGQDVGKNGGVFRATEGLFDEFGGDRVIDTPLAESGIVGTAVGMAAMGMRPVPEIQFSGFMYPGFDQIVSHMARFRTRSRGRFTLPMTLRAPYGGGIRAPEHHSESKEAFYAHEAGLKVVIPSTPYEAKGLLAASIRDPDPVVFLEPKLIYRAFREEVPEEPYTVPIGEAATRREGDDVAVFTYGAMTRPTLEAAETLGEEGIECEVVDLRTVSPLDREAIVEAFEKTGRAVVVHEAPKTGGLAGEITAILQEEALLYQEAPIGRVTGFDVPYPLYALEDYYLPSAARIEDGILEAVEF, encoded by the coding sequence ATGAGCGAGACACAGAACCTCACGTTGGTACAGGCGATACGAGACGGACTACACACCGAACTGCGCGAGGACGACGACGTGGTCGTGATGGGCCAGGACGTCGGGAAGAACGGCGGCGTCTTCCGCGCCACAGAGGGGCTGTTCGACGAGTTCGGCGGCGACCGGGTGATCGACACCCCGCTCGCCGAGTCGGGCATCGTCGGGACCGCGGTCGGGATGGCGGCGATGGGGATGCGCCCGGTTCCGGAGATACAGTTCTCCGGGTTCATGTACCCGGGCTTCGACCAGATCGTCTCGCACATGGCGCGGTTCCGCACCCGCAGCCGCGGGCGGTTCACGCTCCCCATGACGCTCCGGGCGCCCTACGGCGGCGGCATCCGCGCGCCGGAACACCACTCCGAGTCGAAGGAGGCGTTCTACGCCCACGAGGCGGGGCTGAAGGTGGTGATTCCCTCGACGCCGTACGAGGCGAAGGGCCTGCTCGCGGCGTCGATCCGCGACCCCGACCCGGTGGTCTTCCTCGAACCGAAGCTGATCTACCGGGCGTTCCGCGAGGAGGTGCCCGAGGAGCCGTACACGGTCCCCATCGGCGAGGCGGCCACGCGCCGCGAGGGCGACGACGTGGCGGTGTTCACCTACGGCGCGATGACCCGTCCCACGCTGGAGGCCGCCGAGACGCTCGGCGAGGAGGGGATCGAGTGCGAGGTCGTCGACCTCCGGACGGTCTCCCCGCTCGACCGCGAGGCGATCGTCGAGGCGTTCGAGAAGACCGGCCGCGCGGTCGTCGTCCACGAGGCGCCCAAGACGGGCGGGCTCGCGGGCGAGATCACGGCGATCCTCCAGGAGGAGGCGCTGCTGTATCAGGAGGCGCCGATCGGCCGCGTCACCGGCTTCGACGTGCCGTACCCGCTGTACGCGCTGGAGGACTACTACCTCCCGTCCGCGGCGCGCATCGAGGACGGCATCCTGGAGGCGGTCGAATTTTAA
- the pdhA gene encoding pyruvate dehydrogenase (acetyl-transferring) E1 component subunit alpha, whose translation MTVFDRAYDDTVRVLDEDGEVVGDVPDLDDESLVEMYRHMRLARHFDGRAVSLQRQGRMGTYPPLSGQEGAQIGSAYALDDDDWMIPSYREHGAALVHGLPLKQTLLYWMGHEDGNRAPDDVNVFPVAVPIASQVPHATGAAWASKLRGEDDAFICYFGDGATSEGDFHEGVNFAGVFDTPTVFFCNNNQWAISVPRERQTRSATLAQKAEAYGIDGVQVDGMDPLAVYSVTEAALEKARDPDADRPRPTLIEAVQYRFGAHTTADDPTVYRDDDEVERWKRKDPIDRLEAYLRDEGVLDDERVAEVESSVEAQVADAIDAAESMARPDPRELFEHAYAELPPELERQYEEFAALRDERGDEAFLED comes from the coding sequence GTGACCGTGTTCGACAGGGCGTACGACGATACGGTTCGCGTCCTCGACGAGGACGGCGAGGTCGTCGGCGACGTTCCCGACCTCGACGACGAGTCGCTCGTCGAGATGTACAGACACATGCGGCTGGCGCGCCACTTCGACGGCCGCGCGGTGAGCCTCCAGCGACAGGGCCGGATGGGGACGTACCCCCCGCTCTCCGGCCAGGAGGGCGCCCAGATCGGTTCGGCGTACGCGCTCGACGACGACGACTGGATGATCCCGTCGTACCGCGAACACGGCGCCGCCCTGGTCCACGGCCTCCCGCTGAAACAGACGCTGCTCTACTGGATGGGCCACGAAGACGGCAACCGCGCGCCGGACGACGTCAACGTCTTCCCGGTCGCCGTCCCCATCGCGTCGCAGGTGCCCCACGCGACGGGCGCCGCGTGGGCCTCGAAGCTCCGCGGCGAGGACGACGCGTTCATCTGTTACTTCGGGGACGGCGCGACGAGCGAGGGGGACTTCCACGAGGGGGTCAACTTCGCCGGCGTGTTCGACACGCCGACCGTCTTCTTCTGTAACAACAACCAGTGGGCCATCTCCGTCCCCCGCGAGCGGCAGACCCGGAGCGCGACGCTGGCGCAGAAGGCGGAGGCGTACGGCATCGACGGCGTCCAGGTCGACGGCATGGACCCGCTCGCGGTGTACAGCGTCACGGAGGCGGCCTTGGAGAAGGCGCGTGACCCCGACGCCGACCGGCCGCGGCCGACGCTCATCGAGGCGGTCCAGTACCGCTTCGGCGCGCACACGACCGCCGACGACCCGACGGTCTACCGCGACGACGACGAGGTCGAGCGCTGGAAGCGGAAGGACCCGATCGACCGGCTGGAGGCGTACCTCCGGGACGAGGGGGTCCTCGACGACGAGCGCGTCGCCGAGGTCGAGTCGTCGGTCGAGGCGCAGGTCGCGGACGCCATCGACGCGGCGGAGTCGATGGCGCGGCCCGACCCGCGGGAGCTGTTCGAGCACGCCTACGCGGAGCTCCCGCCCGAACTGGAGCGGCAGTACGAGGAGTTCGCCGCGCTGCGCGACGAGCGCGGGGACGAAGCGTTCCTGGAGGACTGA
- a CDS encoding CopG family transcriptional regulator, with amino-acid sequence MGNKNKTVSFRVNEDAFEALRDIAEERDISLSAVFRDYVDMLVAHDGQVRVVPEHELTDADGDGEAFPPRVEVPKSFVREHERLELEAEHLREQLEEHKRYINHLREQVEGDDEDVIHLEDLDGESDEPSFRLG; translated from the coding sequence ATGGGCAACAAGAACAAGACGGTCTCGTTCCGCGTCAACGAGGACGCGTTCGAGGCGCTCCGCGACATCGCCGAGGAGCGGGACATCTCGCTGTCGGCGGTCTTCCGGGACTACGTGGACATGCTCGTTGCCCACGACGGTCAGGTCCGGGTCGTCCCGGAACACGAGCTGACCGACGCGGACGGCGACGGCGAGGCCTTCCCGCCCCGGGTCGAGGTCCCGAAGAGCTTCGTCCGGGAGCACGAGCGGTTAGAGCTCGAGGCCGAACACCTCCGCGAGCAGCTCGAAGAGCACAAGCGGTACATCAACCACCTCCGGGAGCAGGTCGAGGGCGACGACGAGGACGTGATCCACTTGGAGGACCTCGACGGCGAGTCGGACGAGCCGTCGTTCCGCCTCGGTTAG
- a CDS encoding RPA family protein: MSQSAPTREVARRVFASEFNDAGYTFTESDDERAPVYALLPTGESSNRVFFVGTLTEKEDVGEDSEYWRGRIVDPTGTFFVYAGQYQPEAASKLRDLEPPAYVAVVGKPRTYETDDGTVRVSVRPESITEVDAATRDRWVAETARRTVERVAAFDDEGNEYARMAREEYDLDPETYKAAALSALEDLDESGDELAGDDAALGDAPDGSDPAGAPEP; the protein is encoded by the coding sequence ATGAGCCAGTCAGCACCCACCCGAGAGGTCGCCCGGCGCGTGTTCGCGAGCGAGTTCAACGACGCCGGCTACACGTTCACCGAGTCCGACGACGAGCGCGCCCCCGTCTACGCGCTGCTCCCGACCGGCGAGTCCTCGAACCGCGTGTTCTTCGTGGGCACGCTCACGGAGAAGGAGGACGTCGGCGAGGACAGCGAGTACTGGCGCGGCCGCATCGTCGACCCGACGGGCACGTTCTTCGTGTACGCCGGCCAGTACCAGCCGGAAGCCGCTTCCAAACTCCGGGACCTGGAGCCCCCGGCCTACGTCGCAGTCGTGGGGAAGCCCCGGACCTACGAGACCGACGACGGCACGGTCCGGGTCTCCGTCCGCCCCGAGTCGATCACCGAGGTCGACGCCGCCACCCGCGACCGCTGGGTCGCGGAGACCGCCCGCCGCACCGTCGAGCGCGTCGCCGCGTTCGACGACGAGGGCAACGAGTACGCGCGCATGGCGCGCGAGGAGTACGACCTCGACCCCGAGACGTACAAGGCCGCCGCGCTGTCGGCGTTAGAGGACCTCGACGAGAGCGGCGACGAACTCGCCGGCGACGACGCCGCGCTCGGCGACGCCCCCGACGGGTCCGACCCGGCCGGCGCGCCGGAGCCCTGA
- a CDS encoding replication factor A (Replication protein A protects and stabilize the intermediate ssDNA that is generated by the unwinding action of a DNA helicase at the replication fork. In addition, SSBs prevent the formation of secondary structures by single-stranded template DNA.) gives MSELRQEAEAIAEQFSDYTEVDPDDVEERLETLVDEYRVPLDEASRSVTNSYLEDAGMERDELGRGGSEEVLVNDIDEDEQWVDLRVKLVDLWEPRSDSISQVGLLGDESGTIKFVAFETSDLPELTEGQSYELSNVVTDEYEGSYSVKLNRTTGITEIDDEIEVGDNADTVEGALVDIQSGSGLIKRCPEEDCTRVLQNGRCSEHGQVEGEFDLRIKGVLDDGETVTEVIFDREATEELTGMTLEEAKDMAMDALDTTVVAEEMGEDVLGRYYRVTGPTFGRYVLVDEMEDPGTVDVESALIEARSI, from the coding sequence ATGAGCGAACTGCGACAGGAAGCGGAAGCGATAGCGGAACAGTTCTCGGACTACACCGAGGTCGACCCCGACGACGTCGAGGAGCGCCTCGAAACGCTCGTCGACGAGTACCGCGTGCCGCTCGACGAGGCGAGCCGGAGCGTCACCAACAGCTACCTCGAAGACGCCGGCATGGAGCGCGACGAGCTCGGCCGCGGCGGCAGCGAGGAGGTCCTCGTCAACGACATCGACGAGGACGAGCAGTGGGTCGACTTACGCGTGAAACTGGTCGACCTCTGGGAGCCGCGCAGCGACTCCATCTCGCAGGTCGGCCTGCTCGGCGACGAGTCGGGCACGATCAAGTTCGTCGCCTTCGAGACCTCCGACCTCCCCGAGCTGACGGAGGGCCAGTCCTACGAGCTCTCGAACGTCGTCACCGACGAGTACGAGGGGAGCTACTCGGTGAAGCTCAACCGGACGACAGGTATCACCGAGATCGACGACGAGATCGAGGTCGGTGACAACGCCGACACCGTCGAGGGCGCCCTCGTGGACATCCAGTCCGGCTCCGGCCTGATCAAGCGGTGCCCCGAGGAGGACTGTACGCGCGTCCTCCAGAACGGGCGCTGCTCCGAACACGGCCAGGTCGAAGGCGAGTTCGACCTCCGGATCAAGGGCGTCTTGGACGACGGCGAGACCGTCACCGAGGTCATCTTCGACCGCGAGGCCACCGAGGAGCTCACCGGCATGACCCTGGAAGAAGCCAAGGACATGGCGATGGACGCGCTCGACACCACCGTCGTCGCCGAGGAGATGGGCGAGGACGTGCTCGGGCGCTACTACCGGGTCACCGGCCCCACCTTCGGCCGGTACGTTCTGGTCGACGAGATGGAGGATCCCGGCACCGTCGACGTTGAAAGCGCGCTGATCGAAGCGAGGTCGATCTGA
- the rnz gene encoding ribonuclease Z translates to MSLRVTFLGTGGAVPTVERAASAVFVNREGDRFLFDCGEGTQREMMRSGTGFAVDRVFVSHLHGDHVLGIPGLVQTLGFNDRTDPLTVHCPPGTDDHLRDLVHAVGHDPAFPVRIEPVAPGEVAHETDEYAVRAFETEHRTVSQGYVLEEDDRPGRFDRPKAEALGVPVGPKFGRLHEGEAVEAEDGSVVEPEQVVGPPRPGRKLVYTADTRPREATVEAAEAADLLIHDATFADDMADRARDTAHSTGREAGSIADRANAERLALVHISSRYAADPSPILRDAREAFDGECLLPDDGDLIEVPFPDADD, encoded by the coding sequence ATGTCTCTTCGCGTCACGTTCCTCGGGACGGGCGGCGCCGTCCCGACCGTCGAACGCGCGGCCAGCGCCGTCTTCGTCAACCGCGAGGGCGACCGCTTCCTCTTCGATTGCGGGGAGGGCACCCAGCGCGAGATGATGCGCAGCGGCACGGGGTTCGCCGTCGACCGCGTGTTCGTCTCGCACCTCCACGGCGACCACGTCCTCGGGATCCCCGGCCTCGTCCAGACGCTCGGGTTCAACGACCGCACCGACCCGCTGACGGTCCACTGCCCGCCGGGGACCGACGACCACCTCCGCGACCTCGTCCACGCGGTCGGCCACGACCCGGCGTTCCCGGTCCGGATCGAGCCGGTCGCGCCCGGCGAGGTGGCCCACGAGACCGACGAGTACGCAGTGCGCGCCTTCGAGACGGAACACCGGACCGTCTCGCAGGGGTACGTCTTAGAGGAGGACGACCGCCCCGGCCGGTTCGACCGCCCGAAGGCCGAGGCGCTCGGGGTCCCCGTCGGCCCGAAGTTCGGCCGCCTCCACGAGGGCGAGGCGGTCGAGGCCGAGGACGGCTCGGTCGTTGAGCCGGAGCAGGTCGTCGGCCCGCCGCGCCCGGGTCGCAAACTCGTCTACACCGCGGACACGCGCCCGCGAGAGGCGACCGTCGAGGCCGCCGAGGCCGCCGACCTGCTGATCCACGACGCCACCTTCGCCGACGACATGGCCGACCGCGCCCGCGACACGGCCCACTCGACCGGCCGCGAGGCGGGGTCGATCGCCGACCGCGCGAACGCGGAGCGGCTCGCTTTGGTCCACATCTCCTCGCGCTACGCGGCGGACCCGAGCCCGATCCTCCGGGACGCGCGCGAGGCGTTCGACGGCGAGTGCCTGCTCCCTGACGACGGGGACCTGATCGAGGTGCCGTTCCCCGACGCCGACGACTGA
- a CDS encoding DUF7538 family protein, with protein sequence MRDPIAALVRQEGWRAEGAAARVHYEGGSDRYAVEFYAETPRVLYWSVPTDDEGETAAPVPRDGVPDPLRRRIREDLDEAGIDPDVERREL encoded by the coding sequence ATGCGAGACCCGATCGCCGCCTTGGTCAGACAGGAGGGGTGGCGCGCGGAGGGCGCGGCCGCCCGCGTCCACTACGAGGGGGGCAGCGACCGATACGCGGTGGAGTTCTACGCCGAGACGCCCCGCGTCCTCTACTGGTCCGTCCCGACCGACGACGAGGGCGAGACGGCGGCGCCGGTCCCCCGCGACGGGGTTCCGGACCCGCTGCGCCGGCGCATCCGGGAGGACCTCGACGAGGCCGGGATCGACCCCGACGTGGAGCGGCGCGAGCTGTGA
- a CDS encoding ABC transporter ATP-binding protein, with translation MSGVEWEEDDPFEEQRDKIENPMKRLFVEYGRDYVPQVTVGILASVFARLLDLLPPLMLGIALDAIFRGEAQFAEQIPLVLLPDAWLPTEQVAQFWFTIAVLAGAFAFGAGFHWVRNWGFNAFAQNIQHDVRTDTYDQMQRLNMDFFSDKQTGEMMSILSNDVNRLERFLNDGMNSVFRLSVMVIGIGVLLFWINWQLALVALLPVPVIAGFTYVFIKIIQPKYAEVRSTVGKMNSRLENNLGGIQVIKAANTESYESDRVDDVSFDYFDANWDAIETRIKFFPGLRVLAGIGFVLTFIVGGLWVFQGPPGPFTGELSEGMFVVFILYTQRFIWPMAQFGQIINMYQRARASSARIFGLMDEPSKLEEDRDAQELVVDDGRVVYDDVSFGYDDETIVEDIDFEVEGGETLALVGPTGAGKSTVLKLLLRMYDVDDGEIRIDDQNVSDVTLRSLRRAIGYVGQSSYLFYGTVRENITYGTFDATDEEVREAAEAAEAHDFIQNLPDGYDTMVGERGVKLSGGQRQRITIARAVLTDPDILILDEATSDVDTETEMLIQRSLDRLTEDRTTFAIAHRLSTIKDADTILVLEGGKIAERGTHDELLDNDGLYAHLWGVQAGEIDELPQEFIDRAQERTARIVEDAESDDD, from the coding sequence ATGAGTGGCGTCGAATGGGAGGAAGACGATCCCTTCGAGGAGCAGCGGGACAAGATCGAGAATCCGATGAAGCGGCTGTTCGTCGAGTACGGCCGCGACTACGTCCCGCAGGTGACGGTGGGGATCCTCGCGAGCGTCTTCGCGCGGCTGCTCGACCTGCTCCCGCCGCTAATGCTCGGGATCGCCCTCGACGCCATCTTCCGCGGCGAGGCCCAGTTCGCCGAACAGATCCCGCTGGTGTTGCTGCCGGACGCGTGGCTCCCGACGGAACAGGTGGCGCAGTTCTGGTTCACGATCGCGGTGCTGGCCGGCGCGTTCGCCTTCGGCGCCGGCTTCCACTGGGTCCGGAACTGGGGGTTCAACGCCTTCGCCCAGAACATCCAGCACGACGTCCGGACCGACACGTACGACCAGATGCAGCGGCTCAACATGGACTTCTTCTCGGACAAGCAGACCGGTGAGATGATGTCCATCCTCTCGAACGACGTGAACCGGTTAGAGCGGTTCCTCAACGACGGGATGAACTCCGTGTTCCGGCTGTCCGTGATGGTGATCGGGATCGGCGTGCTCCTGTTCTGGATCAACTGGCAGCTCGCCTTGGTCGCGCTGCTGCCCGTCCCCGTCATCGCCGGGTTCACCTACGTGTTCATCAAGATCATCCAGCCGAAGTACGCCGAGGTGCGGTCGACGGTCGGCAAGATGAACTCCCGGCTGGAGAACAACCTCGGCGGCATCCAGGTGATCAAGGCGGCCAACACCGAGTCCTACGAGTCGGACCGCGTCGACGACGTCTCCTTCGACTACTTCGACGCCAACTGGGACGCCATCGAGACGCGGATCAAGTTCTTCCCCGGCCTCCGCGTGCTCGCGGGCATCGGCTTCGTCCTCACGTTCATCGTCGGCGGGCTCTGGGTGTTCCAGGGGCCCCCGGGACCGTTCACGGGCGAGCTCTCCGAGGGGATGTTCGTCGTGTTCATCCTCTACACCCAGCGGTTCATCTGGCCGATGGCGCAGTTCGGGCAGATCATCAACATGTACCAGCGCGCCCGCGCCTCCTCCGCGCGGATCTTCGGGCTGATGGACGAGCCCTCGAAGCTGGAGGAGGACCGCGACGCCCAGGAGCTCGTCGTCGACGACGGCCGCGTCGTGTACGACGACGTCTCCTTCGGCTACGACGACGAGACCATCGTCGAGGACATCGACTTCGAGGTCGAGGGCGGCGAGACGCTCGCCCTGGTCGGCCCGACCGGGGCCGGCAAGTCGACCGTGCTCAAGCTGCTCCTCCGGATGTACGACGTCGACGACGGGGAGATCCGGATCGACGACCAGAACGTCAGCGACGTGACGCTGCGGTCGCTGCGCCGCGCGATCGGCTACGTCGGGCAGTCGTCGTACCTGTTCTACGGCACCGTCCGCGAGAACATCACCTACGGCACGTTCGACGCGACCGACGAGGAGGTCCGGGAGGCGGCCGAGGCGGCCGAGGCCCACGACTTCATCCAGAACCTCCCCGACGGCTACGACACGATGGTCGGCGAGCGCGGCGTGAAGCTCTCCGGCGGCCAGCGCCAGCGGATCACCATCGCCCGCGCCGTGTTGACCGACCCGGACATCCTCATCCTCGACGAGGCGACCTCCGACGTCGACACGGAGACGGAGATGCTGATCCAGCGCTCGCTCGACCGCCTCACGGAGGACCGGACGACGTTCGCGATCGCCCACCGGCTCTCGACGATCAAGGACGCGGACACCATCCTCGTGTTGGAGGGCGGGAAGATCGCCGAGCGCGGCAC